The Deinococcus sp. AJ005 genome includes a window with the following:
- a CDS encoding (2Fe-2S)-binding protein, with protein MTGETQRQLPDTDFAVVEAPTTLSVSVRINGKVVTRDVEARTLLVHFIREEAGLTGTHVGCDSSSCGVCTVLIDGDVPVKSCTMFAVMAHGRDVRTVESLAVGGKLHPIQQAFWDQHGLQCGYCTPGMMMTSLALLGRNPSPSEHEIREGLSGNLCRCTGYNNIVKAVQQAAEMMAPSAAPEVSHD; from the coding sequence CTCCGACCACGCTGTCCGTGTCGGTCCGTATCAATGGCAAGGTGGTGACGCGAGATGTGGAGGCACGCACGCTGTTGGTGCATTTCATCCGTGAAGAGGCTGGACTGACTGGCACGCACGTCGGCTGCGATTCGTCGAGTTGTGGCGTGTGCACCGTATTAATCGACGGGGATGTTCCGGTCAAGTCGTGCACGATGTTCGCGGTGATGGCCCACGGGCGTGATGTCAGGACGGTGGAATCGCTGGCTGTGGGCGGCAAGCTCCATCCTATTCAGCAGGCCTTCTGGGACCAGCACGGCCTGCAATGCGGTTACTGCACCCCTGGCATGATGATGACCAGCCTGGCCCTGCTCGGGCGCAATCCCAGTCCCAGCGAACACGAGATTCGCGAGGGACTGTCGGGCAACCTGTGCCGCTGCACTGGCTACAACAACATCGTCAAGGCCGTGCAGCAGGCCGCAGAAATGATGGCGCCCAGCGCCGCCCCAGAGGTGTCCCATGACTGA